gtaattatatagactagtacatatagtttatttaaataaaattcaaaatttttggtcaaTTATGTATTCaatatatatgttaatttttagctttttatttgtaaatatgCTTACGTaattctacagattaagtttaatcattttattttaaacgtacactgactatcctctttatattaatttattaaatacaaattataaaacacaaataagaatatatatatatatatatatatttcttaataaACTATATTAGAAACGTTGTGTAATTTGATAATGTCTTGTATGGaaataatacacattgataaacaatcaatttgtatttgatatacgttagacatggtacaatatttacaaataataaaacaactaagagcaactccaacaacCTCCTTACATTTTCACtacaaataatataaataaatgagCTCTTAATTATTTAGAAGCCAAAATCAAACAATTTCTCTAACAATTCTCCTTAAACTCACTCTCTATCTATCTTTTTCTCATTAAAGTCATTTATGTTAAATAGAcgggtaaaaaaaatataatataataatagttgaggaGGAGTATTCATATCTAAAATTGAGAAAGCATTCGAAACTCCTCTATAACAACATGCATGAAGCTTGTTTTTGAGAAGTTTTATCTCTATTTGTTCAAAATTTGATTTAAGAGCCTATATAAGGATAATATTGGAGTTGCTCTATGAacattatattagttatttatttattatccAACAATTATGCCCATTTTTCAATTATCAGCGTAGGCTTATTTGTAAAGAGAATTTTTAATTCAAATACACTATTGATAGTTTTGTAATTGCAAAGCTTGATTATTAatttatctattaattaattaatattttaattaattaataatttttctGGTATCAAAATAGCAATTTATTAAAATTTACATGTAACTAGTAATTTTGATTGTATATATTCcatcaaaattaaaaatatttacgTTTGGAGATGAAGGGGAGGGTTGGCCGGCGAAATCCCTATATAATTATGATTAGTGTttaaatttttggaattttatctatttatatatatatatttattattaaaatattaatatttttagtTTCCGCTCtcataaaatatttaaattttaaaaaaattgaatgtACTAAAATTAATAATGTTTATGataattttggaatttaaatatgtgaattaaagtataattgtaaattaaaattgttaaaattaactttcaaaattttatttaataaatatttaattataaaaatatattaattactCCCGAAAAGAATTGGCCTCATCAAACAACGATTCTTAGGTTTCTCCCTGTTTACGTTTGGGGCGATGCTTTGATAAAAAGAAACAAATAAAAACTACGCGGTGAATGTTTCAATATTTTTTTCATTAGGCAGGAATTGACGCGGTCAGCCAAAAATAggataataataaaataaaaaagtaaGAAGCATATAGAGTTTTAATCCGAATCTAACAATCGAAATAGAATAAGAATATACACCCATTATACATTTTTCCATAATTCACGCCCGAAACACCTATAAATACCCACGCCCGTAAAACACAACACTAACGATACATATAACATTATTTTATTATAAGCAAAAGGGATAGAgagtcgagagagagagagacacaTAGAGAGAGTTGTCCGTATTTGCATCACAGAGAGAGACAAACACACAGAGAGAGCGAGCGAGCGAGCGCAGTGACTCGTGGAGGTACAGAAGAGTAGATGCGTGTATTATTATTGACACTCATCAAAAAATGTCGTCGAGATCGCGTTGGAAATCGCGTCACCTTCTTCTCTTAGCCTTTTCTTCTTCTAATTATAAACCCTAACATCCTCTCTCTTCACATCAAACACATCCTCAATTATTCCCCACCCCCCCCCTCTCCGTAAGTGTTTTTAATTGAGCATTGTGTTTTTTCTTGATCTATTCTTTTTTTTACTCAATGTTGTTTTAATCAACAGTTTGTGTGTTCAGAAAAATGGCGGAAGTGAGCAAGGTGCTGTATATAGTGGTTGTAAGTGATGACGGAGGAGGAAAAGAGTCGGTGTTGTCGTCGTCGTCGTTTCGATACACAAGGCCTGTTCTTCAGAGTACTTTTCAGCTTATGGGCTGCAAAGCTAGACATGCTTTTAAGGTCCATTACTACTCTAATTGTCTCTGTTttatatttttagtttaattGTGTTGTTTTTGTTTACATATTACTGTTTGCTTTATATTAAAGAATATAGCTGAGATTCGAGTGAACAATTGATTGATGTGACTGTTTCTTGTAATTAGTTTAATTAGGCTTTCATTTTGTTTTTAGTTAGTGGTTTATGGATTTTTTTTGGTAAATTTAGGGAGGTTGGAGGAAATTTGTGGTATAATAATTAAGAATCGCCACCACCACATCCACAATTTAAGTGGCAGAGTATATGAGATTGGTGGTATTTTACCTACGGATTTAGTGTGCTTGGGGGTAACTGAATGTTTTTTTATATAATGTGATAAATTGGATATTTTGCTATCAGCAAGTGAATGTTTGTCAATCTGTTGTAGAATACCAGTGTCGTGAAAATCTACTCTTTTCGGCTTTCCTTTTGCTCATTCGTTTTCTTTTGATGTGGGCAGTGCAGTTTTTTTCTTGTTACTTCCTATTATCCAGTGCTTATACATAATTTGAGGACCCTATTTTGGATTAAATTGTCGGATTTGTAGCAGTCTATTGATAATATGGGCAACTCTTCATCCTTTGTATTTAGTATAAGTTTTAATTAATAAGTAATTTGTATTAATGATTGTGAGTTACACTTAACCAGGTGAATCTAAATTCATACACCAAGTCCTATAAGTAAATTTTAGACATTTTAGACTGCCAAAAAGATTTAAGGTTTACTTAAATGTAAAAAGATATTAGAAAATACATTTCTTTGTTTTTATTAATGTACTCGTAATCATTCTGTCTGCATTTTCCAACCTTTGCCTTACTATGTCTCTAATGTTAATAAATAGATTCTTACATAAATGGACAATTGCAATAATTATCCTATATTATGAATTTTAACTTTTTAAGTGATAGTAGGCTAGTAGTATATTCTTCTCTTCAGTTAAAATGTAACCATTAAAGTATATATTGCACGGGGACTATTATTTTAGTTGTGTCATGCTGAATTCTATTACTTCACATCTGGAAATTATTGTATCTTTGTCTCTGATTGCATGTTTTCATATAATTGTAGATCAGTTATCTGTTACACTGAAGCTGTTTTCTTGGCTTTGATCAGATTAGCAAGAGGGTGTTTGAATTGGTGCGAAATGATTGTTCTGGTGATGCTTTTGTTTCGGACGGTCAAGTAATAGCAGGGCAAGAATCTTCGAAAGTACACCCTGTGAAAGAAAATAACTGTGATACTGCACAGTTTCCAGATAAAGCAAGTTGCAACAACTTTCTGGTTTCAAGCACTGAAACTGAACAAAAGAGCAAACCTTTCGATTTGTACAAGAGACGCACTACAGCAATTGTTAAAAGAAAAACTTTCCTTGATGTTTCTTGCAAGGCTCTAGCGGAGTACAAGTATGTGTCTCCCAACCAGAGGGCGGATTTGGTATTAGCATGCAGGTAGATTCTTGCATagtgtatatatatttttttaacgTGACTACGCAATGTATACTTGTCATGTGCAGGGAAGATTCCCTCTGTTGTACATTTCATGCAATTTATAGACCTAATCATTCCCTTCTCAGCTAAAAGTAAAGTCCACATGACTAAAACATTTGATATTTATGCTTATTAACATGATGGGGGTATTTAAGACTGAAATGTTAACCATTTACTGATATTAACCAACCTGCTACTCCGCTCTCTCCCTATCAGCTGAATTGTGTCAATAAATAGAAACTTACTTTTTTCAGAATTCGGGAGCGGAAGGAATCAGTTACTGTGTTATTGTGCGGCACTAGTGGCTGTGGCAAGTCTACCTTGTCTTCTTTACTGGTATTCATCTTATTTCTGTTGATTTCTTCCATGGAACTGCTAAATATTCTAAGTCGATGGTATACATGTGAAGGCTATCTCTAATAATCTGTCTTATGTTTTCTgatcatttatttattattttacaATTCTAGCGGTACATAAAACTGTGTTATCTTCTAATTCCTCATTATGTTGTTTATTAAAAGATGTGTAGATCACATCCATTCCAGTGGTAAGCCTAGTACTTGTATGTTAAGGAGATAAAGCAATGTGTATTGATGTAATGAGATGCAAGTGGATCACATAAGCTAATAAAGTGTATAAATTAAACTTTATAAGTTATAACAAAGCTTGGTCTATTGTAGACAAACCTATGTGACTAAACTTTGAAGGGGAAGTTCTGTACTACGTCAACGTGTGTCAAGAAGTAATTAATTTATATCTAAGAATCTAGCACTGATTAAGTATTTTGTATAAGTTTTACTTTTTTGTCTCTATAATTGATGCATTGTAGTCTTTCCTTCTGTATCTGTACTGATCATTTATTGAGTATCTTCATAGATACTCTTCTCATGCTCATAAATAATAAAATCTAGGCTGTCAATTGAAGTTTTAAAGTCATCTGTTTTAGTTGTTAAGCTTTAAATTCATTTTGCAGGGTAGTAGACTGGGCATAACAACTGTTATATCAACAGACTCAATTCGACATATGATGAGGAGTTTTGTTGATGAGAAGCAAAATCCCTTACTATGGGCTTCCACCTACCATGCTGGGGAATATTTAGATCGTGTGGCTGTTGGAGAAGCTAAGCTAAAAAAGAAGGCGAAGAAACTAGTCTCTCCCTCGCTATCAACGGGTGATGTATCTGATAGTTCCAACAGTGGAAAGACATCGCCAAAGGGAGGTTCAAGCACTGCCGAGTTGATCAGTCCAAAACAGATGGCTATTGAAGGATACAAGGCACAAAGTGAGATGGTGATTGATGGTCTCGATCGGTTGATCACAGGGTGGGAAGAGAGAAAAGAATCAGTAGTTGTTGAGGGCGTTCACTTGAGCCTAAATTTTGTGGTAAACATATGTACAGATGCATTTTATAGCAATATGGTTTCGTACCTTTGtagtatttaatttttttatattgttTGCAGATGGGCCTTATGAAGAAACATCCTTCAATTATACCTTTCATGATATATATTACAAATGAGGACAAACACTTGGAACGGTTTGCTGTTCGTGCAAAGTACATGACACTTGATCCTGAAAAGAACAAGTATGTAAAATATATTCGGAATATTCGAACAATTCAAGAATATCTTTGCAACAGAGCCGACAAGCATTTGGTGCCGAAGATTAATAACACCAATGTTGATAAGAGTGTGGCAGCCATCCATGCAACGGTTTTCAGCTGCTTGCGGAGGCGTGAGGCAGGGGAGAAGTTTTACGATCCCGCCAGAAATACTGTTACTGTTATTGATGAGGAGTACAGGAATCAGTGTGTTGCTGACTCATTGAGCTCCAAAGGAATGTTTCAACTGATCCAGAGGCAAGGTTCGAGCAGGCATCTGATGGCCCTTTTAAACACCGACGGATCTGTCGCAAAGGCTTGGCCCGTGGTCTCTGTAGATGGCAATGGGGAGCCTATTTTTGGCCAAATGACTGAAGATGAGACTGGGAACCCTATGGACGGATTGTTTACTGTTGGTAAAGCTGAACCTGTCAATCTCCAGTTCGGCAATTTTGGGATCAGTGCCTGGGTCAGTGATACAGGTGGTACTAGTCATGCCAGCAGTCTTGATGAGTTCAAGGGTGATGGAACTGACAATGGCAGTAAATATTATTCTTCATGCTGTAGTTCACCAAGAATGTCTGATGGACCTTCCAAGGAGGTAAGTTTACCAAGAATATCTAATCGACCGCTCAAGAAGTTTCTAGTAATTGATGTTCTTTACTCTGTATTTGTTTTTAATTGCCCCTTCTCTGATTTCAGCGGAAGGAAGAACAATCTGTGGATGGAAGTGATGAAGAGATTGATGTACCACCTGAGTTGGACAGTGATGAGGATTTTAGTGATGATGATCTTAAACAGATTCAGGAAGAGGTATAAAACTAATGATTTGAGAAGAAATATACATTTTTTTGGCAAATATCAAGGTCAATTTGGTACACTTTTTGTCACTGTCTCTCatatatttttgatatttttttttgctaaacTAGTTTATCTGTTGTCTCCTTTAATCGTGAATCCGTGATGGTACAATATTTTCTCACTTAGTAACAAAAGTAATTAAGGCGGGGGAACTAATATCATTCAAGTAACCAGGTCAGCTAGCATTATTTATCTTAGGTCAGAGTTATTTGTAGCTGGAAACAAAAAAATTACTGATATGTACTTAAGTAGTGGTGTGTGTTATCCCTTGCATTTGTGATATCTTCTGATGTGTTACGATGATGAATTTTTTTGCTAACTTTCGCTGCATGGTTTCCATTACAGATTGAGGGATCAGTGGATGAGGAATCTACAAAATCTGATGAGGAGTATTTGGATCTTGCGATGGAGGATATTCAAGAGAATGGTTACTGGTCGGACAATGATGAATCCTGCAAAGATGCACCTTTGCCTGTATTGGCTAAACAATCCAGTGATGGTTTAAGTACTGCAAAATACAAGGAAAATCTTGATCGGTTCTTAAGAACTAAAAGCGATTCTATGTCCGACTCTATCCGGAAAAAGGTGACATCTCCTGGGAAAGTCGGGATTAGAAGACGGTCTCATAGCATCTCAGCTGTTGGAAAGGTTGGCGCATTTTTTAATGGTCCTGATCTCCCAGCAGCTGCCCAAATATAACTATACAGTGCACAGTTCTGGTTTTAGTTTCAGCTATTAGCGAATTTCTCCCATGCCTAATTTGTTAGGCGCTATTGTGTTTTATGCTCCTTAGTTAATGTAGCAATGCAGAGCATAGGTCTGGCGTTTTTTCATAGTCTAGCTTTAAAGAGTTTTTGACATGCCTAATGTGTAGGTATGTGCTGCTTCTTGTACTCCTCAAATTTTAGCCAAATGATCAGAGCAATGTTTTACCGTATGTATTCTTGCATCCTCAAGAACCCTTAAACCCGGTTTCTGTATTTTAATAGTTTATTCTGTAATTGTTGTCTGGCTTTTCACTTGGTTATACATATAAAGTATGTGATTATTAGCCTACATGAAATGAactgaaaaaaaaaattggatCTGCATTATTTTCGAGCATGTGCTGCTTATATATAGTGAAAGTtggaataaataaataaacatttgTACCCCGGAAGTCGTAGAAGATCCCATTAAGTGGCTAATCCCATGCATATTGTCTGTCCTGGTTGAGCAAATAACCGATCCCGGGATAACCCTCCGGTACGGTTCCTCAGGGACAAATAGCCAATCTCGGGATAACCTTTATAATTTTACCGTGATCAACCGACTTTATTGAGAACAGATTATTATTTTAGGACAAAAAATTGATAGTGAGATCTCGTATCAACTTTTTCTTGAAAGGCGAACCAACTTATTGGTCTTATGGTATATCTCAGTATCGAGAATCATACCGGTGACTATTTATGATACCGTGCAATTTGTGCGATCAGATCATGAGATTTGCAGTTTCAATGGAATCTTTTATCTTGGACGGAGGAGAAATTACCAAACATCTAGCGTCTCCTCATACTCGGCGTCAATGAGGTTTTTATGTGACAACTTTATGCTAGCAAAAAAAATGTGTAGCTAAGAAGTACTCCCTCCGTCTCTAAAAACGTTTCCTCTTTGTGCTTGACATGTTTGCTAATGCACACTTTTGATCGTTAATAACTTTAATTTCGTATGAATATTAAATGTAAAAATTTCGCCgtattaaaatactcataaacacgaatccaacaaaatcactcatgactatatttAAGCTTATAAATTAGgcataaattaataatttatctCATGTCATGAACAATACCGACATATCATttaggaaatgtttaaagagacAGAGGAAGTACAAATCTAAGGCCATTAATCAACAAAGGAAAAATGCAATATTGTGCTATTGACAAATTAAATTAAAGAGTAAATTACATATTGCAGATATTGGTACTTTGTTATCACTTATTTCAACAATTGCACTTTATATTCTATACAAGTTTAAACATTGCACTTTGCACCCTTTCCGTTAATTTTTGCTGTTACCGTTAAATATGTCAGGGGTAAAGAATTAATTTGAACATGTCTAATTGCACTTAAATCATTAAAGTTCAATACATTTTTCATTTAAACTTCTGAATATTTTTTTGTTTACAATTATGACATTTAACTATAAAAATTAAACATTTTAACCAATTTATTAAACATTAAgctttttatttaattttttgaCCCTCAAAACCATATTTTTTGAAAAATCGTATAAAACTAAAGTTCTAGATAATTGAACGATCTTTTCGAAATGATAAGACTCATCAAATTTGAAATTATAACGAATCAACAATTAAATAAAACATACACCcaactaaaaattatataaaacaaacttttgttttttttaatttccTTCAAGAACcgtttaattttattaattatttcgAGAATAgtaaaaatgttaaaaattcGAATATGATACGAATTAAGTTTTTATGAATATTACACGTACTAACTTTttgatagttattcgaataaaactttgataattttttatctcttaataatatttaaaaataaaaaaacacaaaagcttTTTTCTTGTTTTTAGTTGCGTGTACGTTTTATTTAATTTCCGATTCGTTATAATTCCAAATTTGATGACAATTATCATTTTGAAAATATCTTTTAATTATCTAGAACTTTCATTTTTACGATTTTCCAAAAAATATGATTTGATGGGtcaaaaatttaaataaaagggttcatttttaataaattggtTAAAATGTTTAATTTTTATAGTTGAAAGTGagaattgtaaaaaaaaattgttcTAGGGTTTAAATGAAAAATGTGTAGAATTTTAATGATCAAAGTGCaattaaacatttttaaaatagttctttATCCGTAACATATTTAACGGTGACGGCAAAAATTAATGGAAGGGGTGCAAAATGCAGCGCCTAAACTTGTAAGGGATACAAAGTGTAAGTGTTGAAATAAGTGGTACCAAAGTTTCAATTACCCAAATTAAAGGGATGCAATATGCAATTTACTCTAAATTAAATAACACCCTTTATATTTATGTTGAGCAAGAAAAAATAAACATATTCGGTACTGCTGCTCGGTAAAACATGTACAGGGAGTTTGTGTTGGCAAACAAACAGAAGAAACTATCTAATATGTAAACTGGAGACTACTGGTATATAACAGACTTTTTTCCTTCATCATCTTCCAACTGATTGTAGGCTGTCAATTTATAGTTCCAGCAGTGAGTTTGGTACATGAATAAGTAATAAAGATTATCTCATGGTCTTCCTAATTCACTGAACTAGACATCAATAATCATGTATGAACTTAATAACATACTAGATACATGAACCAGACCAATCAAGTTTAACTTTTAACACCCCCTCGTAAACTTGATCTCCTTTTGTAACTCCAATCCAAGCACGCAGCCTAACAAAATCTTCAAATTTCAGCGGCTTTGTGAAAATATCCGCAATCTGATCTTTTGTCTTGACATAGGTAAACTCcacttctttcttttcaacacatTCTCTTATGTAATGATATCTAGTGTCGATATGTTTACTGCGATCATGAAAAACGGGATTATTCGCCAAAGCAATTGCAGACTTATTATCAACGTATATTGGCGTTGCTTCTTCTTGAGAAATGTGAATCATCTTTAGTAATCTTCTCAACCATATTAAGTGACAAACTGATGATGCAGCGGAAACATACTCAGCTTCACAAGTAGAGAGAGTCACTATAGGCTGTTTCTTTGAGCACCAGGTGAAGGCAGTGTCTCCCAGGAAGAATATAAACCCAGTGGTGCTCTTACGATCATCAACATCTCCTCCCCAATCGCTATCGCTATAGCCATAAAGTTTAAAATGTGTAGATGGAGAGTAACTCAGACCATATTCAAGAGTACTTTTGACGTAACGCAGTATCCTTTTCGCCATTTTCATGTGAGTAATAGTAGGTGCTTCCATATATCTACTAATCAGACCAACGCCATAAAGAATATCAGGCCGAGTGCACGTTAGATATCTGAGGCTTCCAACGAGACTTCGATAAAGAGATGGATCGATTCTGGTACTACCATCAAAGTTTGACAATTTAGTTCTACAAGAAATAGGAGTACTTGTTGGCTGACAATTATCCATCTTAAAATTTTTTAGAAGCTTCTCTGCATAACCTTTCTGGGAAACAAAAATCTGATTTCCTTTTTGTTGTATTTCCATTCCTAAATAGTATGACATGAGACCAAGGTCTGTCATTTCAAACTCCAGTGTCATTGCCCTTTTAAACTCTTCAATCAACTGCACATTATTTCCTGTGAATATCAAATCATCTACATACAAACATACTAACAGAAAACCTCCATTCTCATCATTTTTATTATAAAGAGCATGCTCATCTGGACACTTGATAAAACCATGATCTTGAAAATACTTATCAATTCGGCTATACCATGCACGAGGCGCTTGCTTCATCCCGTACAACGCCTTCTTTAACttcaaaactttgtcttcatgaCCTTTAATAATGTATCCTTCAGGTTGTTGAATGTATACTTCCTCTTCGAGATAGCCATTTAAAAACGCTgacttcacatccatttgaaatatATTCCACATGTTTTGGGGAGCCATAAAGATGATTAATCCTATTGTTTCCAAGCGTGCAACAGGGGCAAATACATCTTCATAATCAATTCCATGCTTCTGACTATATCCCTTGGCGACGAGTTTAACTTTATTTTTCTCCACGTCTCCTTGCGCATTCCTCTTCACTTTatacacccactttgtgccaattGCCTTATGACCTTTAGGAAGTGTAGCGAGCTCCCATGTATCATTTCTTTTGATTGATTTAATTTCCTCATCCATTGCATGCTTCCAATATTTATTCATCTTTGCACTTTCAAAATTCAGTGGTTCTGTTTCAGCGAATAAACAGAAACAACTTGGATTATGATCGACATAGAAACTTGGATTATCAACCTCACTTGAATCTGCATAAATCTCAGAAAGTCTTTTTGTACGAACTAGTCCTTCAGAAGATTCATCATTACTAGATGATCGAGAGGCATTAGGTGAGTCAGGCGGTGTAGCTACATTTTCTCTTGCAACCGAATCTTCTTCGAGGAGAGGAAAAATCACAAATTCTTCTTCTTGAGAGATATCCCAGTTCCAGCAACTTTTTTCATCAAATTGAGCA
The sequence above is drawn from the Apium graveolens cultivar Ventura chromosome 2, ASM990537v1, whole genome shotgun sequence genome and encodes:
- the LOC141707392 gene encoding P-loop NTPase domain-containing protein LPA1 homolog 2 isoform X1, encoding MAEVSKVLYIVVVSDDGGGKESVLSSSSFRYTRPVLQSTFQLMGCKARHAFKISKRVFELVRNDCSGDAFVSDGQVIAGQESSKVHPVKENNCDTAQFPDKASCNNFLVSSTETEQKSKPFDLYKRRTTAIVKRKTFLDVSCKALAEYKYVSPNQRADLVLACRIRERKESVTVLLCGTSGCGKSTLSSLLGSRLGITTVISTDSIRHMMRSFVDEKQNPLLWASTYHAGEYLDRVAVGEAKLKKKAKKLVSPSLSTGDVSDSSNSGKTSPKGGSSTAELISPKQMAIEGYKAQSEMVIDGLDRLITGWEERKESVVVEGVHLSLNFVMGLMKKHPSIIPFMIYITNEDKHLERFAVRAKYMTLDPEKNKYVKYIRNIRTIQEYLCNRADKHLVPKINNTNVDKSVAAIHATVFSCLRRREAGEKFYDPARNTVTVIDEEYRNQCVADSLSSKGMFQLIQRQGSSRHLMALLNTDGSVAKAWPVVSVDGNGEPIFGQMTEDETGNPMDGLFTVGKAEPVNLQFGNFGISAWVSDTGGTSHASSLDEFKGDGTDNGSKYYSSCCSSPRMSDGPSKERKEEQSVDGSDEEIDVPPELDSDEDFSDDDLKQIQEEIEGSVDEESTKSDEEYLDLAMEDIQENGYWSDNDESCKDAPLPVLAKQSSDGLSTAKYKENLDRFLRTKSDSMSDSIRKKVTSPGKVGIRRRSHSISAVGKVGAFFNGPDLPAAAQI
- the LOC141707392 gene encoding P-loop NTPase domain-containing protein LPA1 homolog 2 isoform X2, with amino-acid sequence MQGSRLGITTVISTDSIRHMMRSFVDEKQNPLLWASTYHAGEYLDRVAVGEAKLKKKAKKLVSPSLSTGDVSDSSNSGKTSPKGGSSTAELISPKQMAIEGYKAQSEMVIDGLDRLITGWEERKESVVVEGVHLSLNFVMGLMKKHPSIIPFMIYITNEDKHLERFAVRAKYMTLDPEKNKYVKYIRNIRTIQEYLCNRADKHLVPKINNTNVDKSVAAIHATVFSCLRRREAGEKFYDPARNTVTVIDEEYRNQCVADSLSSKGMFQLIQRQGSSRHLMALLNTDGSVAKAWPVVSVDGNGEPIFGQMTEDETGNPMDGLFTVGKAEPVNLQFGNFGISAWVSDTGGTSHASSLDEFKGDGTDNGSKYYSSCCSSPRMSDGPSKERKEEQSVDGSDEEIDVPPELDSDEDFSDDDLKQIQEEIEGSVDEESTKSDEEYLDLAMEDIQENGYWSDNDESCKDAPLPVLAKQSSDGLSTAKYKENLDRFLRTKSDSMSDSIRKKVTSPGKVGIRRRSHSISAVGKVGAFFNGPDLPAAAQI